One region of Chryseobacterium sp. SORGH_AS_0447 genomic DNA includes:
- a CDS encoding CDP-alcohol phosphatidyltransferase family protein: protein MKTIPYLLIAARFILAPVILLLAYFKGAEARFLILAFMYFGLFTDIFDGIIARKAGVSSEKLRRLDSQTDLVFWLSLGFAAYLLNPGLIKSEWKGVVLIFVMEALCYVISWLKFGKETCTHAWLSKLWGLSLLLALTYVIGFQKTGWPFSLTVILGFISHVDVILIILLLPKWQYDVPSSYHAWKIRKGKKRKKTVLFN, encoded by the coding sequence ATGAAAACCATACCCTATTTATTAATTGCTGCAAGATTTATTTTAGCACCTGTCATCCTTTTATTAGCCTATTTTAAAGGTGCAGAAGCCAGATTTTTAATTTTGGCATTCATGTATTTCGGATTATTTACCGATATTTTCGATGGGATTATTGCCCGGAAGGCCGGTGTTTCTTCGGAAAAATTAAGAAGGCTGGACAGCCAGACCGATCTGGTTTTCTGGCTCTCTCTGGGATTTGCCGCTTACTTGTTGAATCCGGGATTGATAAAAAGCGAATGGAAGGGCGTTGTTCTAATCTTTGTCATGGAAGCTCTCTGTTATGTGATCAGCTGGCTCAAATTCGGTAAAGAAACCTGTACTCATGCGTGGCTTTCAAAATTATGGGGATTAAGCCTTCTTCTGGCATTAACTTATGTAATCGGTTTTCAGAAAACAGGCTGGCCTTTTAGCTTAACGGTAATCCTGGGTTTTATTTCGCATGTCGACGTAATTTTGATTATTCTACTGCTTCCGAAGTGGCAGTATGATGTTCCGAGCTCCTACCATGCATGGAAAATCAGGAAAGGGAAAAAACGTAAGAAAACGGTTTTGTTTAACTAA
- a CDS encoding type II toxin-antitoxin system RelE/ParE family toxin, which translates to MQKLIAENPDMGSVSEIKGIRFILIDKNFSLYYRFNKDAVEILAFLDNRRNPENLDV; encoded by the coding sequence ATGCAAAAGCTGATCGCTGAAAATCCGGATATGGGTTCGGTCTCTGAGATAAAAGGCATAAGATTTATCTTAATTGATAAAAATTTTTCACTTTATTACAGATTCAATAAAGATGCGGTAGAAATTCTTGCTTTCTTGGATAACCGTAGAAATCCTGAAAATCTGGATGTATAA
- the rpoN gene encoding RNA polymerase factor sigma-54 produces the protein MLKQHLQLKLGQKLAPQQIQLMKLIQLHTLEFEEELERELEENPALEIAKEESKEDEYATLEDSYETEGTESIETDFDVDQYLYDDEPSYKTASSNYSSDDEEFDNESLLTEGQSLYDYLLEQIHLVNISEEDEKIAEYIIGNLDTDGYLRREIKSLVDDLAFSQGIYTTKENVEDILENYVQKLDPPGVGARGLQECLLLQIEKKVSSDKAVSLAANILRHQFDALTNKHYNKIIQKYDIEEEDLRDALDEISKLSPKVGGNFDTQTITINQEIIPDFVIQVKDGQVVPMLNSKNAPTLRVSEEYKDILSTYSHDKNSSEHKQAALFIKQKLDAAKWYIDAINQRQNTLLQTITAIVKFQKDYFLTGDEKSLRPMILKDVADITGFDISTISRVVKSKYADTPNGIIYLKDLFSDSLTNDDGEEVSTKEIKTHLQEVISKENKRKPLTDDALVVILKEQGYNIARRTIAKYREQLNIPVARLRKEL, from the coding sequence ATGCTAAAACAACACTTACAACTCAAATTAGGGCAAAAGCTGGCACCCCAGCAAATCCAGTTGATGAAGCTGATCCAGCTGCACACATTAGAATTTGAGGAGGAACTTGAAAGAGAATTAGAAGAAAACCCGGCATTAGAAATTGCAAAAGAAGAATCTAAAGAAGATGAATATGCCACCCTTGAAGATTCATATGAAACTGAAGGAACGGAAAGCATTGAAACTGATTTTGATGTCGACCAGTATCTGTACGACGATGAACCAAGCTATAAAACTGCATCCAGCAACTATTCTTCAGACGATGAAGAATTCGATAACGAAAGCCTTTTAACGGAAGGTCAGTCATTATACGATTATCTGCTCGAGCAGATCCACCTTGTAAACATCAGTGAAGAAGACGAGAAAATTGCAGAATATATCATCGGAAATCTTGATACCGACGGTTATTTAAGAAGAGAGATCAAATCCCTCGTCGATGACCTGGCTTTCTCGCAGGGAATTTATACCACAAAGGAAAATGTAGAGGATATCCTTGAAAACTATGTGCAGAAGCTGGATCCGCCGGGAGTAGGCGCGAGAGGACTTCAGGAATGCCTTCTCTTACAGATCGAGAAGAAAGTAAGCTCTGATAAAGCGGTCTCTCTGGCTGCAAATATATTGAGACATCAATTTGATGCTTTAACCAACAAGCATTACAATAAAATCATTCAGAAATACGATATCGAAGAAGAAGACCTCCGTGATGCTTTGGACGAAATTTCAAAGTTGTCTCCGAAAGTAGGCGGAAACTTCGATACCCAGACCATTACAATCAACCAGGAAATCATTCCGGATTTTGTCATTCAGGTGAAAGACGGGCAGGTTGTTCCGATGCTGAACAGCAAGAACGCTCCTACATTAAGGGTTTCCGAAGAGTACAAAGATATTTTATCAACGTATTCTCATGATAAAAACTCTTCAGAGCATAAGCAGGCAGCTTTATTTATCAAGCAGAAGCTGGATGCTGCCAAATGGTATATCGATGCCATCAATCAGCGTCAGAATACGTTATTACAGACGATAACAGCCATTGTGAAATTCCAGAAAGATTATTTTCTTACCGGTGATGAAAAATCCCTGAGACCAATGATCTTAAAAGATGTGGCGGATATTACCGGTTTTGATATTTCAACGATTTCCAGAGTGGTAAAAAGCAAGTACGCCGATACGCCGAACGGAATTATCTATCTTAAAGATCTGTTCTCAGACAGTCTCACCAATGATGACGGTGAAGAAGTTTCCACGAAAGAGATCAAAACCCATCTTCAGGAAGTCATCAGCAAAGAGAATAAGAGAAAGCCATTGACCGATGATGCTTTGGTCGTAATCTTAAAAGAGCAGGGCTATAATATTGCAAGAAGAACGATCGCCAAATATCGCGAACAGCTGAATATTCCGGTAGCACGGTTAAGAAAAGAACTTTAA
- the asnS gene encoding asparagine--tRNA ligase, which yields MKKQTIKEILQDYKKVLHHDITVYGWVRTFRANRFIALNDGSTINNLQIVVDFENFDEELIGKISTAASLKIVGEVVESQGAGQAVEIVAKKITILGDNFTEDRDKTILQPKKHSLETLREQAHLRFRTNLFGAVFRVRHAVSFAVHSFFNQNQFFYINTPVITGADAEGAGEMFGVTNFDLNAIPRDEQGDIDFSQDFFGRKTNLTVSGQLEGETAAMGLGRIYTFGPTFRAENSNTTRHLAEFWMIEPEVAFNNLEDNIDLAEDFLKYVIQYVLDNCKDDLEFLDNRFAEEQKSKPEKERAKEGLIEKLENVVAKRFKRVSYTEAIEILLNSKENKKGKFQYPVENWGTDLQSEHERYLVEKHFESPVVLFDYPKEIKAFYMKLNDDNKTVAAMDVLFPGIGEIIGGSEREARLDVLKQKMADMHVDEHELWWYLDTRKFGSVPHAGFGLGLERLVLFVTGMTNIRDVIPFPRTPKNAEF from the coding sequence ATGAAAAAGCAGACCATTAAGGAAATCCTACAGGATTACAAGAAAGTATTACATCATGACATTACGGTTTACGGCTGGGTAAGAACGTTTCGTGCCAATCGCTTTATTGCGCTAAATGATGGTTCTACAATTAATAATTTGCAGATTGTTGTTGATTTCGAAAATTTCGATGAAGAGCTTATCGGTAAAATCAGTACGGCAGCTTCTCTGAAGATCGTAGGTGAAGTGGTGGAGAGCCAGGGAGCCGGACAGGCCGTGGAGATCGTGGCAAAGAAAATTACCATTTTAGGCGATAACTTTACGGAAGACAGAGATAAAACCATTCTTCAGCCGAAAAAGCACTCCTTGGAAACATTGAGAGAACAGGCGCACCTGAGATTCCGGACAAACCTTTTCGGAGCGGTTTTCAGAGTACGTCACGCCGTAAGTTTTGCGGTGCATTCTTTCTTTAACCAAAACCAGTTCTTTTACATCAATACACCGGTAATCACGGGTGCTGATGCGGAAGGAGCAGGGGAAATGTTCGGGGTGACAAACTTTGACCTGAATGCTATCCCGAGAGACGAGCAGGGCGATATTGATTTTTCTCAGGATTTTTTCGGAAGAAAAACCAACCTTACGGTTTCCGGACAGCTTGAAGGGGAAACGGCAGCCATGGGATTAGGGAGAATTTATACTTTCGGACCGACATTCCGTGCAGAAAATTCCAATACGACACGACACCTGGCGGAATTCTGGATGATCGAGCCGGAAGTGGCTTTCAATAACCTTGAAGACAACATCGATCTGGCGGAAGATTTCCTGAAATACGTCATTCAATATGTACTGGATAACTGCAAAGATGATCTTGAGTTCCTGGATAATCGTTTTGCAGAAGAGCAAAAATCCAAGCCGGAAAAAGAGAGAGCTAAAGAAGGGTTGATCGAGAAGCTTGAAAATGTAGTGGCTAAGCGGTTTAAAAGAGTCTCTTATACCGAAGCTATTGAGATCCTGTTAAATTCAAAAGAAAATAAAAAAGGCAAGTTCCAGTATCCGGTAGAAAACTGGGGAACGGATCTTCAGTCCGAGCACGAAAGATACCTGGTAGAAAAACATTTCGAAAGCCCGGTAGTGTTGTTCGATTATCCGAAAGAGATTAAAGCTTTTTATATGAAGCTTAATGACGATAACAAAACCGTTGCGGCAATGGACGTTCTTTTCCCGGGAATCGGCGAGATTATCGGAGGTTCTGAGAGAGAAGCTAGGCTGGATGTATTGAAGCAGAAAATGGCTGATATGCACGTTGACGAACATGAGCTTTGGTGGTATCTGGATACCAGAAAATTCGGCTCCGTACCGCACGCCGGTTTCGGATTAGGATTGGAAAGACTTGTTCTTTTCGTAACGGGAATGACAAACATCCGGGACGTAATCCCTTTCCCAAGAACACCGAAAAATGCAGAGTTCTAA